The segment ATTTCACATTGTTATCTTTAATAACAACTTCTCGCGGTTGACCGTTCAATTCAAAATAAACGACCCTTGTGCCATCATGCTGTGGCGCTCCAACAGATACAAGTTTAACAATCAATGTTTTACCTTGTTCAATCTCAATTTGAATTTCTTCTCCTAAGCGTAAACCATAGAAGAATGATAATGTATCAAGTACAGATAGGTTTCCATATTGATCATTATATTCCTGATATTCATCAAAAACTTTTGGATAAAGAACATAGCTTATAACTTCATTTTCTGATACTTCACGATTTAGTTTATTTGTTAGTTCAGCCTTTATCTTTGAAAAATCAACAGGCTCTAATTTTTCTCCTGGACGCACTGTAATTGCTTCACGTCCCTTTAGAATAATCTTTTGTAGTTCAGCAGGGAATCCTTGATATGGCTGTCCTAGAAATCCTTGAAAGAATTCTACAACCGAATCTGGAAAATCAAGTGAATTTCCACGCTCATAAATATCCTCTTCTGTAATATCATTTTGTACCATGAATAAGGCCATATCACCAACAACTTTGGATGAAGGTGTAACCTTTACAACATCACCGAACATATCATTTACTTTACGATAGGTTCTTTTTACTTCATCCCAGCGACCTTCTAAGCCGACTGCTTTTGCTTGCTGTTGAAGATTGCTGTATTGTCCGCCTGGCATTTCATGCATATATATTTCTGGATGAGGTGCTAACATGCCTGATTCAAAATCTTTATAATATTTACGAACATCTTCCCAGTAGTGTGTTAACTTTTCCATTGATTCAATATCAACAAGCGGTTGACGCTTATTCCCCTGTAATGCATAGTACAACGTGTTACCGCTTGGTTGTGAGGTTAAACCTGCCATTGAACTCATTGCCACATCAACAATGTCGACGCCTGCTTCAATAGCCTTCACATATGTCATAATGCCATTGCCGCTTGTATCGTGTGTATGCAAATGAATTGGAATATTCACAGTTTCTTTTAAAGCCGATATTAACGAATATGCAGCCTGCGGTTTTAATAAACCGGCCATATCTTTAATTCCTAAAATATGTGCCCCAGCATTTTCAAGCTCTTTTGCCATGTTTTTATAATAATCTAAGTTATATTTAACACGGCTGGTATCTAGAATATCACCTGCATAACAAATAGATGCTTCTGCAATTTTGCCTGTATCTCTTACTGCCTCAATGGCTGGAATCATACCAGTAACCCAGTTTAGGCTATCAAAAATTCTAAAAACATCAATCCCGGAATCAGCTGAACGAGAAACAAATTCCTTTATTACATTATCAGGATAGTTCTTGTAACCTACTGCATTTGATGCTCTTAATAGCATTTGAAACAAGATGTTTGGAGCCTTTTCGCGTAAAATTTCCAAACGTTCCCATGGGTCTTCTTTTAAGAATCGATAACTCACGTCGAAGGTTGCACCGCCCCACATTTCCAATGAAAATAAGTTTGGCAATAGACGAGCGGTTGGCTCAGCAATTTCTTTTAGATCTTTAGTTCGTACACGAGTAGCTAACAGCGATTGATGTGCATCCCTAAATGTAGTATCAGTTAGTAAAACTTCTGGCTGCTCCTTAATCCAGTTCGTTAAACCCTCAGGACCTTTTTCATCAAGTATTTGTTTAGTACCATATGGTATTGGTTCAAGTGTACTTACCTTTGGAATACGTGGTTTTGGTAATAAAGGTTTTTTCTGCTTTTGCACACCGCTAAATCCATTAACAACAGTTGTACCAATGTAAGATAATAATTTTGTACCACGGTCCAATTTTTTAGGAAACTCAAAGAGCTCTGGTGTAGTATCAATGAAAGACGTATTATACCTCCCACTTAAAAAACTTTCATGTGTCATAACATTTTCTAAGAACGGAATGTTCGTCTTTATTCCACGGATTCTGAATTCTTTCAAGTTACGAACCATTTTTTTCGCAGCATTTTCATATGTCAATGCCCATGTTGATAGTTTAACAAGCAAAGAATCATAATGAGGTGTAATGACTGATCCTTGGAAACCATTACCTGCATCCAAGCGAACACCAAAGCCACCACCTGAACGATATGCCATAATCTTACCTGTATCAGGCATAAAGTTATTTTCGGGATCCTCTGTTGTAACACGCGACTGAATTGCATAGCCATTTGCGATAATTTTATCTTGTTGTGGAATGCCTACCACAGCTCCATGTAGACTATTTCCCGCCGCTATCAAAATTTGTGATTGAACAATATCAATACCAGTAATCATTTCTGTAATTGTATGTTCTACTTGCACACGCGGATTCACTTCAATGAAATAGAAATCATTTTCTGTAACTAAAAACTCTACTGTACCTGCATTTAAGTAGTTAACATTTTTCATTAATTTAACAGCTGCATCACAAATGTTCATCCGCAATTCTTCAGATAAGGACACACTTGGTGCAACTTCAACTACTTTTTGATGGCGTCTTTGAACAGAACAATCTCTTTCATATAAGTGAACAATATTACCTTCATGGTCTCCTAGAATTTGCACTTCAATATGTTTAGGATTTTCAATTAATTTTTCAACATAAACATCATCTTGTCCAAACGCTGCTTTTGCCTCCGATTTAGCTCGGTTAAAGTTTTCAACTAATTCTTCTTCATTTCGCACAATACGCATGCCGCGACCACCGCCACCTAAAGCAGCTTTGATCATAATTGGATAACCATGCTGTGCACAAAATGCTTTTACTTCTTCTGTACTTGCAACAGGTCCATTTGTACCAGGAATAACAGGTATATTCGCTAACTGAGCTTGTTCTCTTGCTTTAACTTTATCACCAAACATTTCGAGGTGTTTAGGTTCTGGACCTATTAACACAATCCCTTCCTCTTGGCAACGCTTAGCAAATTGAATATTCTCTGATAAAAAACCATATCCAGGATGAATTGCGTCCACATCATTTGCTTTTGCAATTTCTAGAATACCTTCAATATCTAAATAAGCATCAATCGGTTTTTTATCCTTTCCCACTAGGTAAGCTTCATCCGCTTTATAGCGATGGTATGAGCCTGTATCTTCCTTGGAGTAAATTGCTACAGTACGTATATCCAGTTCAGTACATGCCCGGAAAATCCGAATGGCAATTTCTCCTCTGTTAGCTACAAGAACTTTATTAATTTTTCTCTGATTTAAAGTCACTTAACTTCCTCCTAACCATTTTAGTATTTCTATTTTTAAATAAGTCATTATCTTCATTAAAGTTTAAATAGTGTATTTAAACTGAATTTTCGGATTTTTGGGAGCGCAATGATATTATAACTTAAATGTTGTGTTTTTCCTTTAGATTTTCAAAAAATATATATTTCACCGCAATAAGGACTATTCATTTAATCCATATCACGGTGAATTATCCCGTCTCATTGGTTTTACCCTTCTTTCAAACTTTTTGCGATTTAATCATTCGTTAAATTTGGCAAAAATGTAACTATTTCTGGGAAAATGATTAGAATAACAGTAAAAACTGCCATTGCTATAACCGCTGGGACAACACCTTTAAAGATCTTTTCAATCGGTACATCTTTAACAACCCCACTAATAATATAAACACTTAACCCTAGCGGTGGTGTTAAGACACCTATATTAATAACCATTACCATGATGATTCCAAACCATAATCCATCAAATCCTATCTGGGTAATGATTGGATAAACGATTGGCAAAGTTAGAACCATAATAGCAATTCCTTCTAAAAACATTCCCAAAATTAAGTAAACAATTAAAATCATCGCTAAAATGATGTATGGAGAAACATCAAGTGATGTAACCTTTTCAGTCATTGTCATCGGAATTTGACTTAAAGCTAAAAATCTACCAAAAAGTGAAGCTCCAATTAAGATTAAAAACAGCATAACAGATAAACGGATTGTCTCGTCTAATGAGTCCAATAATTTAGCCCAAGATAATCGTTTTGAAACTAATGTTATTATAAAAGCACCCATTGCTCCTATTCCA is part of the Bacillus sp. Marseille-P3661 genome and harbors:
- the pyc gene encoding pyruvate carboxylase; amino-acid sequence: MTLNQRKINKVLVANRGEIAIRIFRACTELDIRTVAIYSKEDTGSYHRYKADEAYLVGKDKKPIDAYLDIEGILEIAKANDVDAIHPGYGFLSENIQFAKRCQEEGIVLIGPEPKHLEMFGDKVKAREQAQLANIPVIPGTNGPVASTEEVKAFCAQHGYPIMIKAALGGGGRGMRIVRNEEELVENFNRAKSEAKAAFGQDDVYVEKLIENPKHIEVQILGDHEGNIVHLYERDCSVQRRHQKVVEVAPSVSLSEELRMNICDAAVKLMKNVNYLNAGTVEFLVTENDFYFIEVNPRVQVEHTITEMITGIDIVQSQILIAAGNSLHGAVVGIPQQDKIIANGYAIQSRVTTEDPENNFMPDTGKIMAYRSGGGFGVRLDAGNGFQGSVITPHYDSLLVKLSTWALTYENAAKKMVRNLKEFRIRGIKTNIPFLENVMTHESFLSGRYNTSFIDTTPELFEFPKKLDRGTKLLSYIGTTVVNGFSGVQKQKKPLLPKPRIPKVSTLEPIPYGTKQILDEKGPEGLTNWIKEQPEVLLTDTTFRDAHQSLLATRVRTKDLKEIAEPTARLLPNLFSLEMWGGATFDVSYRFLKEDPWERLEILREKAPNILFQMLLRASNAVGYKNYPDNVIKEFVSRSADSGIDVFRIFDSLNWVTGMIPAIEAVRDTGKIAEASICYAGDILDTSRVKYNLDYYKNMAKELENAGAHILGIKDMAGLLKPQAAYSLISALKETVNIPIHLHTHDTSGNGIMTYVKAIEAGVDIVDVAMSSMAGLTSQPSGNTLYYALQGNKRQPLVDIESMEKLTHYWEDVRKYYKDFESGMLAPHPEIYMHEMPGGQYSNLQQQAKAVGLEGRWDEVKRTYRKVNDMFGDVVKVTPSSKVVGDMALFMVQNDITEEDIYERGNSLDFPDSVVEFFQGFLGQPYQGFPAELQKIILKGREAITVRPGEKLEPVDFSKIKAELTNKLNREVSENEVISYVLYPKVFDEYQEYNDQYGNLSVLDTLSFFYGLRLGEEIQIEIEQGKTLIVKLVSVGAPQHDGTRVVYFELNGQPREVVIKDNNVKSETAVKQKAQKGNENHIGATMPGTVIKVLVEKGEKVKKGDHLIITEAMKMETTVQAPFDGVVKDIHVVNGDAIQTGDLLLEF